One Halarcobacter ebronensis genomic window carries:
- a CDS encoding c-type cytochrome — MKSMVIGGIILIIALMAGTYFVAGDAFDSDDYINSLTMLGAVAIITITVFVALKYVNQIKNDTASGELANEKWDGIGEYKNPIPTGWGLAFVGTMVWLLWYWTVGYPTNGFSQIGQWNEEVNDYNAKFASKWENPSEDTLVSMGQSVFLVQCAPCHGVDAEGINGKAQNLTHRISKESVEYTIKNGSNNLQTAFPGGMPPMMLTEQADIDAVSSYVAGGFKGEQPAAFGVCAGCHGADGKGIAFVGPNIAEYDDTLVMAVLTNGKKGHIGTMPNFKGRLNPTQEKALATYIRSIGE, encoded by the coding sequence ATGAAGTCTATGGTTATAGGTGGAATTATTCTTATTATCGCTTTAATGGCAGGAACTTACTTCGTAGCAGGTGATGCTTTTGATAGCGATGATTATATTAATAGTTTAACTATGTTAGGTGCTGTAGCAATTATTACTATTACAGTATTTGTTGCACTTAAATATGTAAATCAAATTAAAAATGATACAGCTAGTGGTGAATTAGCTAATGAAAAATGGGATGGTATAGGTGAATATAAAAACCCTATTCCTACTGGTTGGGGATTAGCATTCGTTGGAACAATGGTTTGGTTATTATGGTACTGGACAGTTGGTTATCCAACAAATGGATTCTCACAAATTGGTCAATGGAATGAAGAAGTAAATGATTATAATGCAAAATTTGCTTCAAAATGGGAAAACCCATCTGAAGATACTTTAGTATCAATGGGTCAATCAGTATTTTTAGTACAATGTGCTCCTTGTCACGGTGTTGATGCTGAAGGTATCAATGGTAAAGCACAAAACTTAACTCACAGAATTTCTAAAGAATCTGTAGAGTATACTATTAAAAATGGTTCAAATAACCTTCAAACTGCTTTCCCAGGTGGAATGCCTCCAATGATGTTAACTGAACAAGCTGATATTGATGCAGTTTCTTCTTATGTTGCTGGTGGTTTCAAGGGTGAACAACCTGCTGCATTTGGAGTTTGTGCTGGATGTCACGGAGCAGACGGTAAAGGTATCGCATTTGTTGGTCCAAATATTGCTGAGTATGATGATACTTTAGTAATGGCTGTATTAACAAATGGTAAAAAAGGACATATTGGTACAATGCCTAATTTCAAAGGTAGATTAAACCCTACACAAGAGAAAGCATTGGCTACTTATATTAGAAGTATAGGAGAGTAA
- a CDS encoding DUF4006 family protein, translating into MADNSQMNDNERGLFSLVHGITGMLIAVVLLLTILVVLGFNAIIVQQKEAQNFYKINQDLNALKANSPDNHKYYDLVGK; encoded by the coding sequence ATGGCTGATAATTCACAAATGAATGATAATGAAAGAGGATTGTTTTCTCTTGTTCATGGTATCACAGGAATGTTAATTGCAGTTGTTTTACTTTTAACAATTTTGGTTGTTTTAGGTTTTAATGCAATTATTGTACAACAAAAAGAAGCACAAAACTTCTATAAAATTAATCAAGACCTTAATGCTTTAAAAGCTAATAGTCCTGATAACCATAAATACTACGACCTCGTTGGTAAATAA
- a CDS encoding PD-(D/E)XK nuclease family protein, whose product MQSRKKLLVFPTSRSIREYVNSKKEFNTLLPSIITIDEFFKKSLLFNNRKYLDEDERVLYLKEAVKNVNLAALGINSSFNHFIKQSDYIYRFFIELASENVDINSIESVDTYDFYSEHLNILKEIQANYLKILDEKSFVDRVNFSKFYSINIDFIKRYETIELYFEGYFTNFEFELIKEISKLSKLIIEFYYYEYNEKSIEKFINIGIELEVGYRYKIDFSNRKVIEKEKIEQNTKTINIKGFSSQINQIAFIKKSIVDLVNNGVEPSKIALILPNESFASTIKIFDNEGYFNYAMGLDIYTSNLFRIIDGIYAYMNEDEIKNIKNLEFIECDITFIDNLFKKNWNNAISEHLFEDMIGYFITKESNKELLEKFKELVYKLYKIIFSFGEKIRLKDAYKIFYQKVSQLTLDDINSGKITVMGLLESRRLEFDAIIICDFNESLIPKRSKKDKFLSTRVKNSAKLPTSFDRENLQKYYYKRVVDSTKTIIISYVKNDNEQISRFANDLFKNSIESKVFDNNYKHILYKNKSLTHFDKEIILDIDLSKITWSASSLKEFLECKRKYYLNHILKIKEHDISLKPKGYELGSIVHSILEEFYKQKEYNTKKVAELFDKYRSTNSFLNLDLELWKKRVEEFIVLDLKRVKENNITIIKLEKPFLIEFNNIKLRGTIDRVEKQAGNSFNVIDYKTSSTLKVDTLKNFDKSIDFQLEFYYLALNELYKNDNIRCFYYDLYELELKEEIAIDEKIKRLEEILLNLSTTSVNFEKCESLSSCQFCIYKDLCNR is encoded by the coding sequence ATGCAATCTAGAAAAAAACTTTTAGTTTTTCCAACTTCTAGATCTATAAGGGAGTATGTAAACTCTAAAAAAGAGTTTAATACTCTTCTCCCTTCCATAATTACAATTGATGAGTTTTTTAAAAAATCACTACTTTTTAATAATAGAAAATATTTGGATGAGGATGAAAGAGTTCTTTATTTAAAAGAGGCAGTAAAAAATGTTAATTTAGCTGCATTGGGAATAAACTCATCTTTTAACCATTTTATTAAACAAAGTGATTATATATATAGATTTTTTATTGAGTTAGCAAGTGAAAATGTTGATATAAATTCTATTGAGTCTGTTGATACTTACGATTTTTATAGTGAACATTTAAATATATTAAAAGAGATACAAGCTAACTACTTAAAAATCTTAGATGAAAAGAGTTTTGTTGATAGGGTTAACTTTTCTAAATTCTACTCAATAAATATAGATTTTATAAAAAGATATGAAACAATAGAATTATATTTTGAAGGTTATTTTACAAATTTTGAATTTGAACTAATAAAAGAGATATCAAAACTATCAAAACTAATAATTGAGTTTTATTATTATGAATATAATGAAAAATCAATTGAAAAGTTTATAAATATAGGGATTGAGTTAGAAGTAGGTTATAGATACAAAATTGATTTTTCAAATAGAAAAGTTATTGAAAAAGAGAAAATAGAACAAAATACCAAAACTATTAATATTAAAGGTTTTAGCTCACAAATAAACCAAATTGCATTTATAAAGAAATCAATTGTTGATTTGGTTAATAATGGCGTAGAACCTTCTAAAATAGCTTTAATACTTCCAAATGAATCATTTGCATCAACAATAAAGATTTTTGACAATGAGGGCTATTTTAATTACGCTATGGGCTTAGATATCTATACTAGTAATCTTTTTAGAATTATTGATGGAATATATGCCTATATGAATGAAGATGAAATAAAAAATATAAAGAATCTTGAGTTTATTGAGTGTGATATAACATTTATAGATAATTTATTTAAAAAAAATTGGAACAATGCAATAAGTGAACATCTTTTTGAAGATATGATTGGTTATTTTATTACAAAGGAGAGTAATAAAGAGCTTCTAGAAAAGTTTAAAGAGTTAGTCTATAAACTATATAAGATTATCTTTTCTTTTGGTGAAAAAATACGGTTAAAAGACGCATATAAAATTTTTTATCAGAAAGTATCACAACTTACTTTAGATGATATAAACTCAGGAAAAATAACAGTAATGGGTCTTTTAGAGAGTAGAAGATTAGAGTTTGATGCTATTATAATATGTGATTTTAATGAGAGTCTGATACCAAAGAGAAGTAAAAAAGATAAGTTTTTATCAACAAGGGTAAAAAACAGTGCAAAATTACCAACCTCTTTTGATAGGGAAAATTTACAAAAATATTATTACAAAAGAGTTGTTGACAGTACTAAAACAATAATAATCTCCTATGTAAAAAATGATAATGAACAAATAAGTAGATTTGCAAATGATCTTTTTAAAAATAGTATTGAGAGTAAAGTTTTTGACAATAACTATAAACATATTTTATATAAAAATAAAAGCCTAACTCACTTTGATAAAGAGATTATATTAGATATTGATTTGTCAAAAATTACTTGGAGTGCAAGCTCATTAAAAGAGTTCTTAGAGTGCAAGAGAAAATATTATCTAAATCATATATTAAAAATAAAAGAGCATGATATCTCTTTAAAACCAAAAGGGTATGAACTTGGAAGTATAGTTCATAGTATACTTGAAGAGTTTTATAAACAAAAAGAGTACAACACTAAAAAGGTTGCAGAACTGTTTGATAAATATAGAAGTACAAATAGTTTTTTAAATCTAGATTTAGAACTTTGGAAGAAAAGAGTAGAAGAGTTTATAGTTCTTGATTTAAAGAGAGTAAAAGAGAATAATATAACAATAATAAAACTTGAAAAACCATTTTTGATTGAGTTTAATAATATTAAACTAAGAGGAACAATTGATAGAGTTGAAAAGCAAGCTGGGAATAGTTTTAATGTAATTGATTATAAAACAAGCAGTACTTTAAAAGTAGATACTCTTAAGAATTTTGATAAATCTATAGACTTCCAGCTAGAGTTTTATTATTTAGCTTTAAATGAATTATATAAAAATGACAACATAAGATGTTTTTATTATGATTTATATGAACTTGAACTAAAAGAAGAGATTGCAATAGATGAAAAAATAAAAAGATTAGAAGAGATTCTTTTAAACTTATCAACTACAAGTGTAAACTTTGAAAAATGTGAGAGCTTATCTTCTTGTCAGTTTTGCATCTATAAAGATTTATGTAATAGATAA
- a CDS encoding major outer membrane protein: protein MTKFVKMSLVAAVAVTGLSTTSFAQPLEEAIKNVDVSGTVVYRYNDYESKAATNNNATNNYKMAVNVSSKVNDDITANTRFIMGKDGTTDAVGLGTSTDGDASVNVQLSEVNFTYTGVQGLSVTVGKQGIATPWTVARDSMGDEQTGTGVVAVYSFGPATLVGAYFNQTNFNSAETGLSGSKDIYVLGAMATFAGITLDGFYADLDDNFDAYTIGVNGSFDLGAVNLAPFARYSQLDPEGAAATALGTTEDQKLWQLGLTATMGIFEGFVAYGESGSNGGLVYIDSGAATNMDYHWRVTADGSADTDYLYVHATAQVTDKINVGLYYSEADYKTANDVDEIYGKVSYQMSKNFETYVQFGEYSVDGSDADGSMGRLNVQYTF from the coding sequence ATGACAAAATTCGTAAAAATGAGTCTTGTTGCTGCAGTTGCAGTTACTGGATTATCTACAACTTCTTTTGCACAACCATTAGAAGAAGCTATTAAAAACGTTGACGTATCAGGAACAGTAGTTTACAGATATAATGACTATGAGTCAAAAGCTGCTACAAACAATAATGCTACAAACAACTACAAAATGGCTGTAAATGTAAGCTCAAAAGTAAATGATGATATTACTGCAAATACTAGATTTATTATGGGTAAAGATGGTACTACTGATGCTGTTGGTTTAGGAACATCTACTGATGGTGATGCAAGTGTAAATGTACAACTTTCAGAAGTTAACTTTACATATACAGGTGTTCAAGGTTTATCAGTTACTGTTGGTAAACAAGGTATAGCTACTCCATGGACTGTTGCAAGAGATTCAATGGGTGACGAACAAACTGGTACTGGTGTTGTTGCAGTTTATAGCTTTGGACCTGCTACTTTAGTTGGTGCATACTTCAACCAAACAAACTTTAATTCTGCAGAAACAGGATTAAGTGGTTCTAAAGATATTTATGTTTTAGGTGCAATGGCAACTTTTGCTGGTATAACTCTTGATGGATTTTATGCTGATTTAGATGATAACTTTGATGCATATACAATTGGAGTAAATGGTTCTTTTGATTTAGGTGCAGTAAATTTAGCTCCATTTGCTAGATATTCTCAATTAGACCCTGAAGGTGCAGCTGCTACTGCACTTGGTACAACTGAAGATCAAAAATTATGGCAATTAGGATTAACTGCTACTATGGGTATTTTTGAAGGTTTCGTTGCATATGGTGAATCAGGAAGCAATGGTGGATTAGTATATATTGATTCAGGTGCTGCTACAAATATGGATTACCACTGGAGAGTAACTGCAGATGGTTCTGCGGATACTGATTATTTATATGTTCATGCAACTGCACAAGTTACAGATAAAATCAATGTAGGTCTATACTACTCTGAAGCAGATTATAAAACTGCAAATGATGTTGATGAAATTTATGGAAAAGTTTCTTACCAAATGTCTAAAAACTTTGAAACATATGTTCAATTCGGTGAATATAGTGTTGATGGTTCAGATGCTGATGGAAGTATGGGAAGACTTAACGTACAATATACTTTCTAA
- the prfB gene encoding peptide chain release factor 2 translates to MDAYEYTELLKLLNKKLTNIKNILKPSELNTRLKEIEELESDANFWSDIAAATNIGIEKNRILGKLSKFNKANQALENANELYELAVDEKDDETIEMLYDEAEDLEQLIKATEISVMLSNPDDTLNAIVSIHPGAGGTESQDWASILYRMYLRWAEREDYKVELLDYQDGEEAGIKDVSFIIKGENAYGYLKAENGIHRLVRISPFDSNAKRHTSFASVMVSPEVDDNIDIEIEDKDIRIDTYRSSGAGGQHVNKTESAIRITHIPTGIVVQCQNDRSQHKNKASAMKMLKSRLYEFELEKQKAQADGIEKSEIGWGHQIRSYVLQPYQQVKDTRSNIGYSNVSAILDGDITRIIEDVLIATSKKV, encoded by the coding sequence ATGGATGCATACGAGTATACAGAACTTCTTAAACTATTAAATAAAAAACTTACAAATATTAAAAACATACTAAAACCTAGTGAACTTAACACTAGGTTAAAAGAGATTGAAGAGTTAGAATCAGATGCAAATTTTTGGAGCGATATTGCTGCTGCAACAAATATTGGTATTGAGAAAAATAGAATTTTAGGTAAACTCTCAAAATTTAATAAAGCCAATCAAGCTTTAGAAAATGCCAATGAACTTTATGAACTTGCAGTTGATGAAAAAGATGATGAAACTATAGAGATGCTTTATGATGAAGCAGAAGATTTAGAACAGTTAATTAAAGCTACAGAAATCTCTGTTATGTTAAGTAATCCAGATGATACACTAAATGCAATTGTTTCTATTCATCCAGGTGCAGGAGGAACTGAATCACAGGATTGGGCAAGTATTCTTTATAGAATGTATCTAAGATGGGCAGAAAGAGAAGATTATAAAGTTGAACTACTTGATTATCAAGATGGGGAAGAAGCAGGTATAAAGGATGTCTCTTTTATAATTAAAGGCGAAAACGCATATGGTTATTTAAAAGCTGAAAATGGTATTCATAGACTTGTTAGAATCTCTCCTTTTGACTCAAATGCAAAAAGACATACCTCTTTTGCTTCTGTTATGGTAAGCCCTGAAGTTGATGATAATATTGATATTGAAATAGAAGATAAAGATATTAGAATTGATACTTATAGATCAAGTGGTGCCGGTGGACAACACGTAAATAAAACTGAATCTGCTATTAGGATTACACATATTCCAACAGGTATTGTAGTTCAATGTCAAAATGATAGATCTCAACATAAAAATAAAGCAAGTGCAATGAAGATGCTTAAATCAAGACTATATGAATTTGAACTTGAGAAACAAAAGGCACAAGCTGACGGTATTGAAAAAAGCGAAATTGGTTGGGGACATCAAATAAGATCTTATGTTTTACAACCCTATCAACAAGTAAAAGATACTAGAAGTAATATTGGTTATTCAAATGTATCGGCTATTTTAGATGGTGATATTACAAGAATAATTGAGGATGTATTGATTGCTACATCAAAAAAAGTTTAA
- a CDS encoding c-type cytochrome, producing MRLLSTITLASIFTLSIATAQTTMCFKENHKDMSTIENTNLNGGECNGTKSLTQMKKEGWEVADINITPTNDGKNYIYILKKDEKPTSSIDEAALEQKILQKLEDRKKEEIEIKKQQIYAQKSKSGEKLFKNKCVTCHGEKGELKAKGVSRPINSLNLDDFTLSIRDYNLGTYDRGLAMVMRPYALSMDSNDIKNVYVYLKSINEKEEAKK from the coding sequence ATGAGACTACTTTCGACAATTACTTTAGCTTCAATCTTTACTTTAAGCATTGCTACTGCACAAACAACTATGTGTTTTAAAGAGAACCACAAAGATATGTCAACAATTGAGAATACAAATCTTAATGGTGGAGAGTGTAATGGAACAAAATCTTTAACTCAAATGAAAAAAGAGGGATGGGAAGTTGCTGATATAAATATTACACCTACAAATGATGGTAAAAATTATATCTATATTCTAAAAAAAGATGAAAAACCTACTTCTTCTATTGATGAAGCTGCCTTAGAACAAAAAATCTTACAAAAATTAGAAGATAGAAAAAAAGAGGAAATTGAGATAAAAAAACAACAAATTTATGCTCAAAAAAGTAAATCTGGAGAAAAACTTTTTAAAAATAAATGTGTTACATGTCATGGTGAAAAAGGTGAATTAAAAGCAAAAGGTGTATCAAGACCTATTAATAGCTTGAATTTAGATGACTTTACATTATCTATTAGAGATTATAATCTAGGAACTTATGATAGAGGATTAGCTATGGTTATGAGACCTTATGCTCTTTCAATGGATAGTAATGATATTAAAAATGTATATGTATATTTAAAAAGTATAAATGAGAAAGAAGAAGCTAAAAAATAA
- a CDS encoding major outer membrane protein, which yields MKKFAKMSLVAAVAVAGFTSAASAKPLEEAIKNVDVSGSVVYRYNDYQDDYNGATTNKTSNNYKIGLTAKAKVNDDVTAVTRFIIGNPTTNDLGLASLDTGTSGDASVDVELSNVYFSYTGLANTTINVGKQGLTTPWTVAVDSDSNEQTGTGILALTNVGPVTLAAAYFNQTNLNVSGDDTTTLGNLGTAAGVNVGATDIWTVAIMGNIGPVALDAWYLDMDELFDTFTLGAKAKFDLDALKLGIEARYTSLDTDDFNADNELWKLALSAQYGIFDASIKYAGTDKEGGLVALDNDAETVFNTWNVTPNGEKDADFWNVVLGVQALPSLHVSANYSHMEYEENAEQEELYAQFKYKMSKNFGGYIRYGQYTKDDNTGVEVVDGTRGRLQVEYTF from the coding sequence ATGAAAAAATTCGCAAAAATGAGTTTAGTAGCTGCTGTTGCAGTTGCTGGTTTCACATCTGCTGCTTCAGCTAAACCACTAGAAGAAGCAATCAAAAACGTTGACGTATCTGGATCTGTAGTTTACAGATATAATGATTATCAAGATGATTACAATGGTGCTACTACAAATAAAACAAGTAACAACTACAAAATCGGTTTAACTGCTAAAGCTAAAGTTAATGATGATGTAACTGCTGTTACTAGATTTATCATTGGTAATCCAACTACAAATGACTTAGGTCTTGCTAGTTTAGATACTGGTACTTCTGGAGATGCAAGTGTTGATGTAGAATTATCAAATGTTTATTTTTCATATACTGGATTAGCTAATACTACAATTAATGTTGGTAAACAAGGGTTAACTACTCCTTGGACTGTAGCTGTTGATTCAGATTCAAATGAGCAAACTGGTACTGGTATCTTAGCATTAACAAATGTTGGACCTGTTACTTTAGCTGCGGCATACTTTAACCAAACTAACTTAAATGTTTCTGGTGATGATACTACTACTCTTGGAAATCTTGGAACTGCTGCTGGAGTTAATGTAGGTGCAACTGATATTTGGACAGTTGCAATTATGGGAAATATTGGACCAGTTGCTTTAGATGCTTGGTACTTAGATATGGATGAGCTTTTTGATACATTTACTTTAGGTGCAAAAGCTAAATTTGATCTTGATGCACTTAAATTAGGGATTGAAGCTAGATATACTTCATTAGATACAGATGATTTTAATGCAGATAATGAATTATGGAAACTTGCATTAAGTGCTCAATATGGTATCTTTGATGCTTCTATTAAATACGCTGGTACTGATAAAGAGGGTGGTTTAGTTGCACTTGATAATGATGCTGAAACAGTATTTAATACTTGGAATGTAACTCCAAATGGGGAAAAAGATGCAGATTTCTGGAACGTAGTACTTGGTGTTCAAGCATTACCTTCACTTCATGTTTCAGCTAATTACTCTCATATGGAATATGAAGAAAATGCAGAGCAAGAAGAGTTATATGCACAATTTAAATATAAAATGTCTAAAAACTTTGGTGGATATATCAGATATGGTCAATATACTAAAGATGACAACACTGGTGTAGAAGTTGTTGATGGAACAAGAGGAAGACTTCAAGTTGAATACACTTTCTAA
- a CDS encoding dihydroneopterin aldolase, with translation MKISIENLTFYCIIGILDFEREKEQKVILDISFKYNYNNSSNFIDYSSVTADIEAIMKEKRFKLIEEAIIYLDKFLKEKYSIKKVKIKISKPNILPNCRVSINNS, from the coding sequence ATGAAAATATCTATAGAAAATCTAACTTTTTATTGCATTATAGGAATCCTTGATTTTGAAAGAGAAAAAGAACAAAAAGTTATATTAGATATAAGCTTTAAATATAATTATAATAACTCTTCAAATTTTATTGATTATTCATCTGTAACTGCTGATATTGAAGCTATTATGAAAGAAAAAAGATTTAAACTAATAGAAGAAGCAATTATCTATTTAGATAAATTTTTAAAAGAAAAATATAGTATAAAAAAGGTGAAAATCAAGATCTCAAAGCCAAATATTTTACCAAATTGTAGAGTCTCTATAAATAATAGTTAA
- the plsY gene encoding glycerol-3-phosphate 1-O-acyltransferase PlsY — MDFLFNFNILFFLLAYLAGSIPFGLLLAKIFANVNIKEQGSKSIGATNVLRVVKQTNPKLAKKLSIATVVLDALKGTIVLLIAIALGASQSTLWGIGVLAVLGHCYSIFLSLEGGKGVATGLGIFLVLIPIPTIIGAIVWVVCGKVLKISSLSSLLGLTAVIISALFINNGLGVNSNAPMYIIAFIVYYKHLPNIIRLIKGEEKRVI, encoded by the coding sequence ATGGATTTTCTTTTCAATTTTAATATCCTATTTTTTCTTCTTGCATACTTAGCAGGGTCTATCCCTTTTGGACTTTTATTAGCAAAAATATTTGCAAATGTAAATATAAAAGAGCAAGGGAGCAAATCAATTGGGGCAACAAATGTTTTAAGAGTTGTAAAACAGACTAATCCTAAATTAGCAAAAAAACTTAGTATTGCAACTGTAGTTTTAGATGCACTTAAAGGTACAATTGTTTTATTAATAGCAATTGCTCTAGGAGCTAGCCAATCAACTCTTTGGGGAATTGGAGTTTTAGCAGTTCTTGGTCACTGTTACTCAATCTTCTTAAGCCTTGAAGGTGGGAAAGGGGTTGCAACAGGACTTGGGATATTTTTAGTTTTAATTCCAATTCCAACTATTATTGGTGCTATTGTATGGGTTGTATGTGGTAAAGTATTAAAAATTTCATCTCTATCTTCATTGTTAGGATTAACTGCTGTAATTATCTCTGCACTTTTTATTAATAATGGTCTTGGGGTTAATAGCAATGCTCCTATGTATATAATTGCATTTATTGTATATTATAAACATTTACCAAATATTATTAGACTTATAAAAGGTGAAGAAAAAAGAGTTATTTAA
- the nadA gene encoding quinolinate synthase NadA: MNLKEEIIRLKNELDVTLVAHFYQRDEVFELADITGDSLELAKKAKETDSKYVVFCGVGFMGESVKVLSPEKTVLMPKIACCAMARMIDEGYYEQNLKVINEAGIPNENILPITYINSSAAVKAKVGQMGGMVCTSSNAYKIIEKGLESGKKIFFVPDRCLGQNFAKSLNLKSAVVGDGSNLKEADIICYNGFCSVHQLFTVEDVEFYREKYPDILIAVHPECDPKVCDIADFVGSTSQLIKYIKELPVEQKVAVGTEFNMVNRLRQKNTYILSSTKPECPTMNETTLEDVYRTLKSIEDDNISEETLIKVNDDVIKWARVALERMLEI, encoded by the coding sequence TTGAATTTAAAAGAAGAGATTATTAGATTAAAAAATGAGCTAGATGTAACACTTGTGGCTCACTTCTATCAAAGAGATGAAGTCTTTGAATTAGCAGATATTACAGGGGACTCATTAGAATTAGCAAAAAAAGCAAAAGAGACAGACTCAAAATATGTGGTATTTTGCGGAGTTGGTTTTATGGGTGAGAGTGTTAAGGTTTTAAGTCCAGAAAAAACTGTACTTATGCCAAAAATTGCCTGTTGTGCAATGGCAAGAATGATTGATGAAGGCTATTATGAACAAAATTTAAAAGTGATAAATGAAGCTGGAATTCCAAATGAAAATATTCTTCCTATTACATATATAAACTCAAGTGCAGCTGTAAAAGCAAAAGTTGGACAAATGGGTGGAATGGTTTGTACCTCTTCAAATGCCTATAAAATAATAGAAAAAGGTCTAGAATCGGGCAAAAAGATATTTTTTGTTCCAGATAGATGTTTAGGACAAAATTTTGCAAAATCATTAAATCTTAAATCAGCAGTTGTTGGAGATGGAAGCAATTTAAAAGAGGCTGATATTATCTGTTATAATGGTTTTTGTTCAGTTCACCAGCTTTTTACAGTAGAAGATGTAGAGTTTTATAGGGAAAAATATCCAGATATCTTAATTGCTGTTCATCCAGAGTGTGATCCAAAAGTTTGTGATATAGCAGATTTTGTTGGTTCAACTTCACAACTTATAAAATATATAAAAGAGTTGCCTGTTGAACAAAAAGTTGCAGTTGGAACAGAGTTTAATATGGTAAATAGATTAAGACAAAAAAATACATATATATTAAGTTCAACAAAACCTGAGTGTCCAACTATGAATGAAACTACATTGGAAGATGTATATAGAACTTTAAAATCAATAGAAGATGATAATATAAGTGAAGAGACTTTAATAAAAGTTAATGATGATGTAATAAAATGGGCAAGGGTTGCACTAGAGAGGATGCTAGAGATATGA
- the nadC gene encoding carboxylating nicotinate-nucleotide diphosphorylase, producing MINIKKFVKNAIIEDNGRGDLFFDVAPKGKFKAKVIAKDEGVLAGETYAKALAKTEKFDCKFLKHDGEKLKKGDVIAVLEGKASILLSSERTFLNMLQHASGIATMANKFASKIEDLNVSLLDTRKTRPQLRDFEKYASRVGGAINHRLGLDDCLMLKDTHLRTITDLKGFIKNARRRISWVTKIEIECETFTQVKEAMEAGADIIMCDNMTTAQIKEVVEYRNKVHPHILLEASGNISIDTVREFALTGVDAISSGSIIHQATWLDFSMKFD from the coding sequence ATGATAAATATTAAAAAATTTGTTAAAAATGCCATTATAGAAGATAATGGTAGAGGCGATCTATTTTTTGATGTTGCTCCAAAGGGAAAATTTAAAGCAAAAGTGATTGCAAAAGATGAGGGTGTTTTAGCTGGGGAAACATATGCTAAAGCTTTGGCAAAAACTGAAAAGTTTGATTGCAAATTTTTAAAACATGATGGTGAAAAACTTAAAAAAGGTGACGTGATAGCTGTACTTGAAGGTAAAGCTTCAATTCTTTTATCGAGTGAAAGAACTTTTTTAAATATGCTCCAACATGCAAGTGGAATAGCAACAATGGCAAATAAGTTTGCTTCAAAAATTGAGGATTTAAATGTCTCTTTATTAGATACAAGAAAAACAAGACCTCAATTAAGAGATTTTGAAAAGTATGCAAGTAGAGTAGGTGGAGCAATAAATCATAGGCTTGGACTTGATGATTGTTTAATGTTAAAAGACACTCACTTAAGAACAATTACAGATTTAAAAGGCTTTATTAAAAATGCTAGAAGAAGAATCTCTTGGGTTACAAAAATTGAGATAGAGTGTGAAACTTTTACTCAAGTAAAAGAGGCAATGGAAGCTGGAGCTGATATAATAATGTGTGACAATATGACAACTGCACAGATAAAAGAGGTAGTTGAATATAGAAACAAAGTTCATCCTCATATTTTATTGGAAGCTTCTGGAAATATATCAATAGATACAGTAAGAGAATTTGCTCTAACAGGTGTAGATGCAATTAGTAGTGGAAGTATAATTCACCAAGCAACTTGGCTAGATTTTTCAATGAAGTTTGATTAA